The genomic window AGTACGTAACTATAAACATCACTACTTCTACCCAAACGGCGACCGCGTTGACTAGCACGATTGGCATAACTAGGTAAATCCCGCAATAAATGAGTAGTTAATGTTTCTAAATCTTGTGCGGCACAAAAGGACTTCTTCCCCCTCTGGCTTTGTAAAGACGGTTTGGGGGAAAGTGTCTGAGAAAATGCTGCGTTATCCCAGCCATTCATTACTACCAGCCATAAGCTGCAAGTTAACAGCCACCAGAGATAATTATGCTTCTGGATTAATGCTTTCATGCTGTGGTTAATTCTTGGGTAATTCGTTGCCAAGCTAACTCAGGTTCAGCCGCCGCAGTGATGGGACGACCAATTACTAGGTAATCTGCACCGGCTTGGATAGCTTGGGAAGGGGTAAGCGATCGCTTTTGATCTCCCGCTTCTGCCCATGTGGGGCGCACTCCTGGACACACGAAAAGAAAGTCATCGCCGCAAGTTTGCCGTAACTGCGCCACTTCTTGGGGTGAACACACTGCCCCATCTAACCCTGATTCTTTAGCCATCAATGCCATTTCTAAGGCATATTCTGGCAACTCTAGGGGAATTTTTAAATCAAATGCCAACTGTCTAGCAGAAATACTCGTTAGCAGCGTTACTGCAATCAATTTCGGTGGTTTGACTCCTGCTTGTTCCGCCCCCTCTTTTACTGCCTCAGTGGCTGCTTTGAGGGCATTTCTCCCCGCCGTAGCATGAATAGTCAGCAAATCCACCCCATAACCTGCCGCAGCCCGACAAGCCCCCGCCATAGTGTTGGGGATATCGTGAAACTTTAAATCTAGAAATATCTGCTTATCCCTAGATTTCAGCACTTCTAGAATTTTTGGCCCCACACTGGTGAATAATTCTAAACCAACTTTCCAGAAACTAACGGCTTCTAACCTATCGATGAGAGCGATCGCACTTTTTTCATCCGCTACATCTAAAGGGACAATAATTCGCTGTTCTTTCCCATTCCCCATTCCCCATTCCCCCTTTAAGGTACTAAGCGCACAAACTTATTTTTACCAACTTGCAAAACTTTACCGTGTAAATCACTCCCTTGCTCAAAAGTGGTATCAACATCAGTAATGCGATCGCCATCTAAGCGTACACCACCTTCTTGAATTTTCCGTTTACCTTCCCCGGTGCTTTTACACAAGCCACTCACATTGAGTAAGTACGCTAACTTCACAGGAAATTCGGCAACCTCGGTTAACGAAAATTCGGGAACTGCACCTTCTTTACCGCCGCTTTTGGCTGCTTCCTTCGCTTCGTTAGCAGCCTGTTCACCGTGGTATTGTCTAACGACTTCCCAGGCTAATAACATTTGGCGATCGCGGGGATTTTCCGGTAACTTGTCTAAAGGTAAATCTGTCAACAACTCAAAATACTGTGCCAGTAAATTATCTGGTACACCCTGCAACTTTTGATATTTTTGTCCTGGGTGTTCCGACAAGCCCACATAATTTCCTAAAGATTTGGACATTTTTTGTACCCCATCTGTACCAATTAAAATTGGCAGAAGTAGTCCAAACTGGGGCTTTTGATGAAAATGACGCTGTAAATCTCGACCAACAGCAATGTTAAACTTTTGATCAGTTCCCCCTAATTCCACATCTGCCTCAACAGCCACCGAATCATAACCTTGCATCAATGGGTAGAGGAACTCATGGAGAAAAATCGGATTCTCTTTCTTATAGCGTTCTGCAAATCCTTCCTTGGCTAACATCTGCCCCACCGTCATGGTAGCTAGTAACTCCGTAGTTTTCCCTAAATCAAGCCGGGAAAGCCATTCCGAGTTATAACGCACCTCTAATCTACCCGGTGTGTCAAAATCCAAAATAGGACGCACTTGGTCAAGGTAAGTTTGAGCATTTTGCATTACCTCTGCCTCTGTCAGTTGGCGACGCACCTCAGATTTACCAGTTGGATCACCGATGCGAGCCGTAAAATCGCCAATAATTAGGACTGCCGTATGACCAGCATCTTGAAATGCTCGCAGTTTTCGTACTGGTATGCTATGACCAAGATGAATATCTGCACCAGTAGGATCAATTCCCAATTTCACCCTTAGAGGACGGTTCGTAGTCGCCAAGCGTTTCTCTAAACTTTCAACTTCCTGATCAGTATCAGTTGGTTGTGGGAATACTTCCACTATCCCACGATTGAGCCAAGAAAAATTTTCCGCCATACTAGGAGATTCGCTATTCACTACGCTTTTTACTTTATAAGTTAGGTTGGTTATGTTCACGGCCAAATTGTCCGCCATTTAATCTGCCAAACTAATATAATTGCAAAAAATTAACCGCCCTGCTGCAAAGAATCAATTACAGTAATATTTACAAGTGAGGAAGTGAAATCGCCGTGTCGTCTAGGACTTTTGAAGAAAAGCAATCCCAACGTCGGACTTCATCGGGTTTTGAGTTTTTAAAAGGAGTCGGCCAGATAGCTGGCGGTACTCTTTTATCAATCACGATGCTAGCAAGTTCCATTGTAGCCGGAGGGCTAGTTGGCCTGGCTATCAGCTTCCGCAATTTGCCGGATGTGAGGCAATTACGTAACTTTTTACCCTCAGAAACGACGTACATTTATGACATTAAGGGCAAACTGTTAGCCAGTCTCCACGGAGAAGCTAACAGAGAAGTCGTACCTTTAGATAGAATTTCCCCAAATCTCAAACGAGCGGTATTAGCTAGTGAAGATAGTCATTTCTATTATCACCACGGCATTAACCCTACAGGGGTAGGACGTGCTGTTATTACTAACTGGTTGGCGGGTGGTGTGAAAGAAGGTGGCTCTACAATCACCATGCAGTTAGTCAAAAACCTATTTTTGTCTCGCAGACGGGAATTTACCCGGAAGTTAGCTGAGGGAGTCCTGGCAATTCGCTTAGAGCAAATTCTTACTAAAGATCAAATTTTAGAAATGTACCTCAATCAAGTATATTGGGGTCATAATAATTACGGTGTCCAAACCGCAGCACGTAGCTATTTTAATAAGT from Nostoc sp. UHCC 0870 includes these protein-coding regions:
- the tyrS gene encoding tyrosine--tRNA ligase — translated: MAENFSWLNRGIVEVFPQPTDTDQEVESLEKRLATTNRPLRVKLGIDPTGADIHLGHSIPVRKLRAFQDAGHTAVLIIGDFTARIGDPTGKSEVRRQLTEAEVMQNAQTYLDQVRPILDFDTPGRLEVRYNSEWLSRLDLGKTTELLATMTVGQMLAKEGFAERYKKENPIFLHEFLYPLMQGYDSVAVEADVELGGTDQKFNIAVGRDLQRHFHQKPQFGLLLPILIGTDGVQKMSKSLGNYVGLSEHPGQKYQKLQGVPDNLLAQYFELLTDLPLDKLPENPRDRQMLLAWEVVRQYHGEQAANEAKEAAKSGGKEGAVPEFSLTEVAEFPVKLAYLLNVSGLCKSTGEGKRKIQEGGVRLDGDRITDVDTTFEQGSDLHGKVLQVGKNKFVRLVP
- the pyrF gene encoding orotidine-5'-phosphate decarboxylase, whose protein sequence is MGNGKEQRIIVPLDVADEKSAIALIDRLEAVSFWKVGLELFTSVGPKILEVLKSRDKQIFLDLKFHDIPNTMAGACRAAAGYGVDLLTIHATAGRNALKAATEAVKEGAEQAGVKPPKLIAVTLLTSISARQLAFDLKIPLELPEYALEMALMAKESGLDGAVCSPQEVAQLRQTCGDDFLFVCPGVRPTWAEAGDQKRSLTPSQAIQAGADYLVIGRPITAAAEPELAWQRITQELTTA